One stretch of Brachyhypopomus gauderio isolate BG-103 chromosome 8, BGAUD_0.2, whole genome shotgun sequence DNA includes these proteins:
- the cyp24a1 gene encoding 1,25-dihydroxyvitamin D(3) 24-hydroxylase, mitochondrial, which produces MRAQIQKAPQIFDLLKKKSVGLQHCKPTSSVCVLDSKDAVEVPPCTPGLDSIPGPTNWPLFGSLIDLMRRGGLKRQHEALVDYHKKFGKIFRMKLGSFESVHIGAPCLLEALYRKEGRYPQRLEIKPWKAYRDLRNEAYGLLILEGKDWQRVRSAFQQKLMKPTEVVKLDVKINEVLADFTDRVGSVNVDGRINDLYFELNKWSFETICYVLYDKRFGLLQQNVNQEAMDFITAIKTMMRTFGTMMVTPVELHKSFNTKTWRDHTDAWDRIFNTAKLYIDKKLKKQSNGQSEDFLLDIYNNSQLTMKELYAATTELQIGGVETTANSMLWAIFNLSRNPHAQAKLLKEIRLTVPTGHTPCAEHIKNMPYLKACLKESMRLSPSVPFTSRTLDKDTVLGDYTLPKGTVLMINSQAIGTNEEYFDNGKQFRPERWLENKAAISPFAHVPFGVGKRMCIGRRLAELQIQLALCWLIRDYEIVATDFEAVESVHSGTLVPTRELPVAFVRR; this is translated from the exons ATGAGGGCGCAAATACAAAAAGCTCCTCAGATTTTTGATCTGCTGAAGAAGAAGTCGGTGGGGCTGCAGCACTGCAAGCCCACATCCTCCGTCTGCGTGTTAGACTCCAAGGATGCTGTGGAGGTCCCGCCTTGCACACCGGGTCTCGACTCCATCCCGGGACCCACCAACTGGCCACTTTTTGGCAGCCTCATTGATCTCATGCGCAGAGGAGGTTTGAAAAGGCAACACGAGGCACTG GTTGATTACCATAAGAAGTTCGGAAAAATCTTCCGGATGAAACTTGGCTCGTTTGAATCGGTTCACATTGGCGCTCCGTGCTTGCTGGAAGCGCTTTACAGGAAGGAGGGCAGATATCCTCAGAGGCTAGAAATTAAGCCCTGGAAAGCATACAGGGATCTGAGGAACGAGGCGTACGGACTCCTTATCTT GGAAGGGAAAGACTGGCAGAGAGTGAGAAGCGCCTTTCAGCAGAAACTGATGAAACCGACCGAGGTGGTGAAGCTGGATGTGAAGATTAACGAG GTTTTGGCCGATTTCACTGATAGAGTTGGATCGGTTAATGTCGATGGGAGGATCAATGACTTGTATTTTGAGCTGAATAAGTGGTCTTTTGAAA CCATTTGCTATGTGCTGTATGACAAACGATTTGGGCTTTTGCAACAAAACGTCAATCAGGAGGCGATGGATTTCATCACAGCGATAAAAACG ATGATGAGGACGTTTGGCACGATGATGGTAACGCCAGTCGAGCTCCACAAGAGCTTCAACACCAAGACGTGGCGGGACCACACTGACGCGTGGGACCGCATTTTCAATACAG cCAAGCTCTATATTGACAAGAAACTGAAGAAGCAGTCTAACGGACAAAGTGAAGACTTCCTCTTGGACATTTACAACAACAGTCAACTCACAATGAAGGAACTTTATGCGGCAACAACGGAGCTTCAGATAGGCGGTGTGGAGACA ACTGCCAACAGTATGCTGTGGGCTATTTTCAACCTCTCACGGAACCCCCATGCCCAGGCCAAGCTGCTGAAGGAGATCAGGCTTACAGTGCCCACCGGGCACACCCCATGTGCCGAACATATCAAGAACATGCCCTACCTCAAAGCATGTCTGAAGGAATCCATGAG ACTCTCACCATCTGTGCCCTTCACAAGTCGGACTCTGGACAAAGACACAGTGCTGGGAGATTATACTTTGCCTAAAGGA ACGGTGTTGATGATAAACAGCCAGGCGATAGGTACTAATGAAGAGTACTTTGACAACGGGAAGCAGTTCCGACCGGAACGTTGGCTCGAGAACAAGGCGGCCATCAGTCCCTTCGCTCACGTGCCTTTCGGTGTAGGCAAGAGAATGTGCATCGGTCGGCGGCTGGCCGAGCTGCAGATACAGCTGGCTCTGTGCTGG TTAATTCGTGACTATGAGATCGTGGCCACGGATTTTGAGGCAGTGGAGTCGGTCCACTCGGGAACACTCGTACCCACTCGTGAGCTCCCCGTGGCTTTCGTCCGCCGATAA
- the nat8l2 gene encoding N-acetyltransferase 8-like 2: protein MHIVIRKFKPSDHEAVSTIFQDGIQEHIWPTFTRAMSQPLHVFITLCFFTMGYVLGGESILLSLTAGGSWIGLLFYCCYEFYAGFVRLKLRTDMRDITGYFLSDPDDCFWVAEAEVNGRPQVMGMVAVKAKKDGSGQKIGELFRMIVSSACRRMGLGSRLCKTAEDFCKDQGFAKIVLATSSTQTSAVALYIKMGYTHVQTDTESEVSSWMMRMIRVTILKMEKIL from the exons A TGCATATAGTGATTAGGAAATTCAAGCCGTCAGATCACGAAGCTGTCAGCACAATATTTCAAGATGGAATCCAGGAGCACATCTGGCCAACATTCACCCGTGCCATGTCCCAACCTCTGCACGTTTTTATCACTCTGTGCTTTTTCACCATGGGTTACGTCCTGGGAGGAGAATCCATTCTTCTGTCTCTGACGGCTGGAGGATCCTGGATAGGATTATTGTTTTACTGCTGCTACGAGTTCTATGCTGGTTTTGTTCGACTAAAACTGCGTACAGACATGCGGGACATCACCGGTTACTTTCTCAGCGATCCAGACGACTGCTTTTGGGTTGCTGAGGCTGAGGTCAACGGGAGACCTCAGGTGATGGGTATGGTGGCTGTGAAGGCCAAAAAGGATGGTAGTGGGCAAAAGATTGGGGAACTTTTCCGAATGATTGTGTCGTCTGCATGTCGGCGAATGGGGCTCGGCTCGCGATTGTGTAAAACGGCCGAGGACTTTTGTAAAGATCAAGGGTTCGCAAAGATTGTACTCGCAACTAGCTCTACACAGACATCAGCTGTAGCCCTTTACATTAAAATGGGTTACACACATGTTCAGACTGACACAGAGAGTGAAGTTTCCTCATGGATGATGAGAATGATCAGAGTTACAATTCTGAAGATGGAGAAAATCCTATAA